One part of the Arabidopsis thaliana chromosome 1 sequence genome encodes these proteins:
- a CDS encoding uncharacterized protein (unknown protein; Has 12 Blast hits to 12 proteins in 2 species: Archae - 0; Bacteria - 0; Metazoa - 0; Fungi - 0; Plants - 12; Viruses - 0; Other Eukaryotes - 0 (source: NCBI BLink).) — translation MVEKVSIKHEINYNPKPEDAGRIKVYVSILMSEDPIRDRRPILTFSLPAKEFRDSFPSYRWEQLNCLEDDERIDVSQVDLARRELSRLVTHLMLYLHNYQDCALSIYITFKFISRTRVRILEQCVLSEMTTTSRIFEDEKDMWLPVDESVMGIEEPNWNIFHL, via the coding sequence ATGGTCGAAAAAGTATCCATCAAGCATGAAATCAACTACAATCCTAAACCTGAAGACGCAGGACGAATCAAAGTCTATGTGAGTATCCTAATGTCGGAAGATCCTATAAGAGATCGTCGACCAATACTAACATTCTCTTTGCCTGCCAAAGAATTTCGGGATAGCTTCCCGAGTTATAGATGGGAACAACTGAATTGCTTAGAGGACGATGAACGTATCGATGTCTCTCAGGTTGATTTAGCGAGGAGGGAACTCAGTAGACTTGTCACCCACCTCATGTTATACTTGCATAACTATCAAGATTGTGCTCTGTCAATTTATATTACCTTTAAGTTCATTAGTCGTACTCGTGTTAGGATTCTTGAACAGTGTGTACTATCGGAAATGACGACGACGTCGAGGATATTCGAAGACGAAAAGGATATGTGGCTCCCAGTCGATGAGAGCGTAATGGGCATCGAAGAGCCTAACTGGAACATCTTTCACTTGTAG